A DNA window from Helianthus annuus cultivar XRQ/B chromosome 15, HanXRQr2.0-SUNRISE, whole genome shotgun sequence contains the following coding sequences:
- the LOC110910129 gene encoding thiamine pyrophosphokinase 1 isoform X2: protein MPEMSCCGEDVSGVRERYKPDVIKGDMDSIRPDVLNFYRNLGTKIIDNSDDQDTTDLHKCIAYILDTVSDDRKSNLCILVAGALGGRFDHEMGNVNTLCHFSTTRIVLLSDDCLIQLLPSNRHHEISIMSSVEGPHCGLIPIGTPCGSSTTTGLQWNLDNTEMRFGGLVSTSNIAKGETVTVRSDSDLLWTISLKKNTHEGEEGILHDSQHV, encoded by the exons ATGCCGGAGATGTCTTGTTGTGGGGAAGATGTGTCTGGTGTTCGTGAAAG GTACAAGCCAGATGTAATTAAGGGAGATATGGATTCAATCAGACCAGACGTTTTGAATTTCTACAGAAATTTG GGAACCAAGATTATAGATAATTCTGATGACCAAGACACGACAGATTTACATAAATGTATTGCGTATATACTCGATACCGTTTCCGATGACAGGAAGTCAAAC CTGTGCATACTTGTTGCTGGAGCTCTCGGTGGTAGATTTGACCACGAAATGGGAAACGTTAACACGTTATGCCACTTTTCAACAACACGGATCGTTCTTTTGTCCGATGATTGTCTTATTCAACTTCTTCCTAGTAACCGGCATCATGAGATTAGTATCATGTCTTCGGTTGAGGGCCCACATTGTGGCCTTATTCCTATTGGTACCCCTTGCGGAAGCTCTACAACTACCGGGCTACAATGGAATCTTG ATAATACAGAAATGAGATTTGGGGGTTTAGTGAGCACATCAAATATCGCCAAAGGAGAAACGGTAACCGTTAGATCGGATTCTGATCTTTTGTGGACAATATCTCTTAAGAAAAACACCCATGAAGGTGAAGAAGGCATACTACATGATTCTCAACATGTTTGA
- the LOC110910129 gene encoding thiamine pyrophosphokinase 1 isoform X1, with translation MAENLPMTHRSTFLLPPTVTDTTTYALIILNQRLPRFSPLIWDHAKVRVCADGGANRLFDDMPEMSCCGEDVSGVRERYKPDVIKGDMDSIRPDVLNFYRNLGTKIIDNSDDQDTTDLHKCIAYILDTVSDDRKSNLCILVAGALGGRFDHEMGNVNTLCHFSTTRIVLLSDDCLIQLLPSNRHHEISIMSSVEGPHCGLIPIGTPCGSSTTTGLQWNLDNTEMRFGGLVSTSNIAKGETVTVRSDSDLLWTISLKKNTHEGEEGILHDSQHV, from the exons ATGGCGGAAAACCTCCCAATGACTCACCGTTCAACCTTCTTGTTACCGCCAACAGTCACCGATACGACGACCTACGCACTTATTATCCTTAACCAACGCCTCCCTCGATTCTCACCCTTAATTTGGGATCACG CAAAAGTTCGTGTGTGTGCTGACGGTGGAGCTAATCGGTTGTTTGATGACATGCCGGAGATGTCTTGTTGTGGGGAAGATGTGTCTGGTGTTCGTGAAAG GTACAAGCCAGATGTAATTAAGGGAGATATGGATTCAATCAGACCAGACGTTTTGAATTTCTACAGAAATTTG GGAACCAAGATTATAGATAATTCTGATGACCAAGACACGACAGATTTACATAAATGTATTGCGTATATACTCGATACCGTTTCCGATGACAGGAAGTCAAAC CTGTGCATACTTGTTGCTGGAGCTCTCGGTGGTAGATTTGACCACGAAATGGGAAACGTTAACACGTTATGCCACTTTTCAACAACACGGATCGTTCTTTTGTCCGATGATTGTCTTATTCAACTTCTTCCTAGTAACCGGCATCATGAGATTAGTATCATGTCTTCGGTTGAGGGCCCACATTGTGGCCTTATTCCTATTGGTACCCCTTGCGGAAGCTCTACAACTACCGGGCTACAATGGAATCTTG ATAATACAGAAATGAGATTTGGGGGTTTAGTGAGCACATCAAATATCGCCAAAGGAGAAACGGTAACCGTTAGATCGGATTCTGATCTTTTGTGGACAATATCTCTTAAGAAAAACACCCATGAAGGTGAAGAAGGCATACTACATGATTCTCAACATGTTTGA